A genome region from Variovorax paradoxus includes the following:
- a CDS encoding response regulator transcription factor, producing the protein MTVETQVALVEDDTGMRERIARVVDADPSLSLAYCASNAADILGWLADNAVDVLLVDLGLPDRPGLQVISQCRNMQPACAVMVLSIFGDEANMVQAFEAGASGYLLKDGTEADLATHIRHLRAGGSPMSPVIARKLLRRWQAHSGAAPAQPATATASAAAAKPAGAVTPERLSPREFEVLDLVSRGFTYVEVGVQMGVSASTVQTHIRNIYGKLDVHNKSEAVFEARNLGWLP; encoded by the coding sequence ATGACCGTGGAGACACAGGTCGCCCTCGTCGAAGACGACACCGGCATGCGCGAACGCATTGCCCGCGTGGTCGATGCCGACCCTTCGCTGAGCCTGGCCTATTGCGCCTCCAACGCCGCCGACATCCTCGGCTGGCTGGCCGACAACGCGGTCGACGTGCTGCTGGTCGACCTCGGCCTGCCCGACCGGCCCGGCCTGCAGGTGATCAGCCAGTGCCGCAACATGCAGCCGGCCTGCGCGGTGATGGTGCTGTCGATCTTCGGAGACGAAGCCAACATGGTCCAGGCCTTCGAGGCCGGTGCCAGCGGCTACCTGCTGAAGGACGGCACCGAGGCCGACCTGGCCACCCACATCCGCCACCTGCGCGCGGGCGGCTCGCCGATGTCGCCGGTGATCGCGCGCAAGCTGCTGCGCCGCTGGCAGGCGCACTCCGGCGCCGCTCCCGCGCAGCCGGCAACGGCCACCGCATCCGCCGCCGCCGCGAAGCCCGCTGGAGCGGTGACGCCCGAGCGTCTCTCGCCGCGCGAATTCGAAGTGCTCGATCTGGTCTCCCGTGGTTTCACCTATGTCGAAGTCGGGGTGCAGATGGGAGTCTCTGCCTCCACCGTCCAAACCCATATCCGCAATATCTACGGCAAGCTGGATGTGCACAACAAATCGGAAGCCGTGTTCGAAGCACGCAATCTCGGCTGGCTTCCCTAG
- a CDS encoding GFA family protein, translating to MKKTYNGSCHCGKVRFQALIDLAEGTGRCNCSICTKSRGWGAIVKPEAFTLLSGEEELSLYQFGTHSTEHLFCRHCGIRPFGRGNVPEIGGAYVSVNVTCLDDVTTEELSTAPVMYMDGRNNNWFAPPAETRYL from the coding sequence ATGAAGAAGACGTACAACGGCAGCTGCCATTGCGGCAAGGTTCGCTTCCAGGCGCTGATCGACCTTGCGGAAGGCACCGGCAGATGCAACTGCTCCATCTGCACCAAGTCGCGTGGATGGGGCGCCATCGTGAAGCCAGAGGCCTTCACCCTGCTGTCGGGGGAGGAGGAGCTGTCGCTGTACCAGTTTGGCACGCACAGCACCGAGCACCTGTTCTGCAGGCATTGCGGCATCCGGCCGTTCGGTCGCGGCAACGTGCCGGAGATCGGCGGGGCGTACGTCAGCGTGAACGTGACCTGCCTGGACGACGTGACGACCGAGGAGCTGTCGACTGCGCCCGTCATGTACATGGACGGGCGCAACAACAACTGGTTTGCGCCGCCCGCCGAGACGCGCTATCTCTGA
- the thiS gene encoding sulfur carrier protein ThiS has translation MTMNILINDKPFALPDGAALTDALAALNATPPFAVAVNREFVPRSAYAARALQSGDRIEVIRPVTGG, from the coding sequence ATGACGATGAACATCCTGATCAACGACAAGCCCTTCGCGCTGCCAGACGGCGCCGCGCTGACCGACGCACTGGCAGCGCTGAATGCCACGCCGCCGTTCGCGGTGGCGGTGAACCGCGAGTTCGTGCCGCGCTCGGCCTACGCGGCACGCGCGCTGCAATCCGGCGACCGCATCGAAGTGATCCGCCCCGTGACGGGCGGCTGA
- a CDS encoding TonB-dependent siderophore receptor: protein MKQLSPSTLSFAVAGALLAMAWSANAQQTQQAQQGALREVTVNDAAAAPQADISGFGDVPLRELPLSATVIDSQQLRASGARRLADLTQFDASVTDAYNSAGYWDYLTVRGFVLDNRFNYRREGLPISAETSIPLDNKERVEILRGTSGIQAGTSAPGGLVNYVVKRPTEQDLRTVRIETTSRGSVLGALDLGGRFGANREFGYRLNVASENLKPITHNLDGNRNLFSLAADWRITRDSVLEFEVEQSRKTQPSQNGYSLLGNLLPRPVDPRINLNNQPWSQPSVFKALTGTVRFSQALNADWRWSAQIGQQRLKTDDRLAYAFGCGAEGNYDRYCSDGTFDVYDFRSENERRTQTAGSLNLKGNVMTGSVKHELGFGLLQSRVRNRFDNQAYNYAGTGNVWGTAIVPANPDATTPQTNRDERSTELSVQDAIRWNERFSTWVGVRHTRLDRRSIGNDGSDPTGYRQGVTTPWLAASYAIQPGLLAYASWGQGVESQVVPNRSLQYSNAGQALPALRSRQWELGLKGGNEGFNWQLAYFDISRPVTNLDQCGEFCEVRNDGRAVHRGLEAGAQWNQGPWRLGGSVTLIDAKRRDSTANPALDGQSPTNVPKQVLRAQAAYRVPSVPGLEVAGQLSYEGRRNVLPDGSVTLPSWTRVDAVLRYDTRLRGVNTTWTLAVDNLFDRRYWKESPYQFSHVYLFPGAPRTLRLGLTVAL from the coding sequence ATGAAGCAACTCTCTCCATCCACTCTCTCGTTCGCCGTCGCAGGCGCCCTTCTTGCCATGGCATGGAGCGCGAATGCGCAACAGACGCAGCAGGCGCAGCAAGGCGCATTGCGCGAAGTGACCGTCAACGACGCGGCCGCCGCGCCGCAAGCCGACATCAGCGGCTTCGGCGATGTGCCGTTGCGCGAACTGCCGCTGTCCGCCACGGTGATCGACAGCCAGCAGCTGCGCGCCAGCGGCGCGCGCCGGCTCGCCGACCTCACGCAGTTCGACGCCTCGGTGACCGATGCCTACAACTCGGCCGGCTACTGGGACTACCTGACGGTGCGCGGCTTCGTGCTGGACAACCGCTTCAACTACCGCCGCGAAGGCCTGCCGATCAGCGCCGAGACGTCGATCCCGCTGGACAACAAGGAGCGCGTGGAGATCCTGCGCGGCACCAGCGGCATCCAGGCCGGCACGAGCGCGCCCGGCGGGCTCGTCAACTACGTGGTGAAGCGGCCGACCGAGCAGGACCTGCGCACGGTGCGCATCGAGACCACGAGCCGCGGCAGCGTGCTCGGCGCGCTGGACCTCGGCGGGCGCTTCGGCGCAAACCGCGAGTTCGGCTACCGGCTCAACGTGGCGAGCGAGAACCTCAAGCCGATCACGCACAACCTCGACGGCAACCGCAACCTGTTCTCGCTGGCCGCCGACTGGCGCATCACGCGCGACTCGGTGCTCGAGTTCGAAGTGGAACAAAGCCGCAAGACGCAGCCGAGCCAGAACGGCTACAGCCTGCTGGGCAACCTGCTGCCCCGGCCGGTAGACCCGCGCATCAACCTCAACAACCAGCCGTGGTCGCAGCCTTCGGTGTTCAAGGCGCTCACGGGCACGGTGCGCTTCAGCCAGGCGCTGAACGCAGACTGGCGCTGGTCCGCGCAGATCGGCCAGCAACGGTTGAAGACCGACGACCGCCTGGCCTATGCATTCGGTTGCGGCGCGGAGGGCAACTACGACCGCTACTGCTCCGACGGCACCTTCGACGTGTACGACTTCCGCAGCGAGAACGAACGCCGCACGCAGACGGCCGGCAGCCTCAACCTCAAGGGCAACGTGATGACGGGCAGCGTGAAGCACGAACTGGGCTTCGGGCTGCTGCAAAGCCGCGTGCGCAACCGCTTCGACAACCAGGCCTACAACTACGCGGGCACGGGCAACGTCTGGGGCACTGCCATCGTGCCGGCCAACCCGGATGCCACCACGCCGCAGACCAACCGCGACGAGCGTTCGACCGAGCTCTCGGTGCAGGACGCGATCCGCTGGAACGAGCGCTTCAGCACCTGGGTCGGCGTGCGCCACACGAGGCTCGATCGCCGAAGCATCGGCAACGACGGCTCCGACCCGACAGGCTACAGGCAGGGCGTGACCACGCCGTGGCTGGCGGCCAGCTATGCCATCCAGCCGGGGCTGTTGGCGTATGCGAGCTGGGGCCAGGGTGTGGAGTCGCAGGTCGTGCCGAACCGAAGCCTGCAGTACAGCAACGCCGGCCAGGCGCTGCCTGCCCTGCGATCCAGGCAATGGGAACTCGGCCTGAAGGGTGGCAACGAAGGTTTCAACTGGCAGCTGGCGTACTTCGACATCTCGCGGCCCGTGACCAACCTCGACCAGTGCGGCGAGTTCTGCGAAGTGCGCAACGACGGCCGTGCGGTGCATCGCGGGCTGGAAGCCGGCGCGCAATGGAACCAGGGGCCGTGGCGCCTCGGCGGCAGCGTCACGCTGATCGACGCGAAACGCCGCGACAGCACCGCGAACCCTGCGCTCGACGGCCAGTCGCCAACCAACGTGCCCAAGCAGGTGCTTCGCGCGCAGGCCGCATACCGCGTGCCTTCGGTGCCTGGTCTCGAAGTGGCAGGGCAACTGTCGTACGAGGGCCGGCGCAACGTGCTGCCCGACGGCTCGGTCACCTTGCCATCGTGGACGCGCGTGGATGCAGTGCTGCGCTACGACACCAGGCTGCGCGGCGTGAACACGACGTGGACGCTCGCAGTCGACAACCTCTTCGATCGCCGCTACTGGAAGGAATCGCCCTACCAGTTCAGCCACGTGTACCTGTTCCCGGGCGCGCCGCGCACGTTGCGCCTTGGTTTGACCGTGGCGCTTTGA
- a CDS encoding GreA/GreB family elongation factor — protein sequence MPATIHGERTLTELDFVRLGKLTGQQPPALAELLDMADVMPSREVPADIVTMNSQVEVEDPSTQQRQKITLCYPGDSQPGAGFVSVLSPVGIGLLGVKTGTLARWDMPNGAEGATRVVAVLYQPEASGDFAT from the coding sequence ATGCCTGCAACCATTCACGGAGAGCGCACGCTCACCGAACTCGACTTCGTCCGCCTCGGCAAACTGACAGGCCAGCAACCGCCTGCACTTGCCGAACTGCTCGACATGGCTGACGTGATGCCCTCGCGGGAGGTCCCTGCGGACATCGTCACCATGAACTCGCAGGTGGAAGTGGAGGACCCCTCCACGCAGCAACGCCAGAAGATCACCCTGTGCTACCCCGGCGACTCGCAGCCGGGCGCGGGCTTCGTCTCGGTGCTGTCGCCGGTGGGCATCGGCCTGCTGGGCGTGAAGACCGGCACGCTCGCGCGCTGGGACATGCCTAACGGCGCCGAAGGCGCGACACGCGTGGTGGCCGTGCTCTACCAGCCGGAGGCCAGCGGCGACTTCGCGACCTGA
- a CDS encoding sensor histidine kinase, which translates to MLAGTTAHAAKPSDTAGIVGVAYADATLEPDGLPVEQRRVTLPFRWDHEFPGRGGRATYRIDLPPSAVPRDEPAALLMSGVGSQVTVSFNDALVASYGTLGDPGHDASKSNLLVPVAAALRREGQAQSLVVRTTIQRQRGAGLGNVQYGTEGALSALYRSQQNWRNTSAIVYAVSLLLMGGLAGGLWLRQRDALYGCFALAALSGVARNLDRVWPDVPVSWPLWGAVVAVCYACHIGLIARFVLLVLERNPPWLVRSIHAALALSVALACASFAFARPLLWTAGLVILQLTSIVCLPYVVHGALIARRRIAAVLMAAGTMAILAGAHDLLLVRMGLFGGADYTLTPHAMFFFVMILAGLVVERYSRTVDDYSALNANLAARVAEREDQLRAAFETMRQQQQTQAVLLERQRIMREIHDGVGSQLVGLLNVVTQTTPDRVVVEEHVKLALDEMRMAVDSLQPTHDDLPTVLATLRYRLQPRLDAAGIELVWDVAVMPALAPFAAQAALQLQRILLEAFTNVLKHARATRIVMHASWHGDATPPLVRIVLTDNGRGLPSAPGEARHAGHGIANMRSRAQSIGAQLHIETASDAGGGTRLRLDWPCALP; encoded by the coding sequence GTGCTCGCCGGCACCACGGCCCACGCTGCCAAGCCCTCGGACACCGCCGGCATCGTCGGCGTGGCATACGCCGACGCCACGCTCGAACCCGACGGCCTGCCCGTCGAGCAGCGCCGCGTGACGTTGCCGTTCCGCTGGGACCACGAATTCCCCGGCCGCGGCGGACGGGCCACCTACCGCATCGACCTGCCGCCCTCCGCCGTGCCGCGCGACGAGCCTGCGGCGCTGCTGATGTCGGGCGTGGGCAGCCAGGTGACTGTGTCGTTCAACGACGCGCTGGTGGCCAGTTACGGCACGCTGGGCGACCCCGGCCACGATGCATCGAAGAGCAACCTGCTGGTGCCCGTGGCCGCGGCGCTGCGTCGCGAGGGACAGGCGCAGTCGCTGGTCGTGCGCACCACCATCCAGCGGCAGCGCGGCGCGGGGCTGGGCAACGTGCAATACGGCACCGAAGGGGCGCTGTCGGCGCTCTACCGCTCGCAACAGAACTGGCGCAACACCTCGGCCATCGTCTATGCGGTGAGCCTGCTGCTCATGGGCGGCCTGGCCGGCGGGCTCTGGCTGCGGCAGCGCGACGCGCTCTACGGCTGCTTCGCGCTGGCCGCGCTCTCGGGCGTGGCGCGCAACCTCGACCGCGTTTGGCCCGACGTGCCCGTTTCCTGGCCGCTGTGGGGCGCGGTGGTGGCGGTCTGCTATGCCTGCCACATCGGTCTCATCGCGCGCTTCGTGCTGCTGGTGCTGGAGCGCAATCCGCCCTGGCTGGTGCGCTCCATCCACGCGGCGCTGGCGCTGTCCGTCGCGCTGGCGTGCGCGTCGTTCGCGTTCGCCCGGCCGCTGCTGTGGACCGCCGGACTGGTCATCCTGCAGCTGACGAGCATCGTCTGCCTTCCCTACGTGGTGCACGGTGCGCTGATCGCGCGGCGGCGCATCGCGGCGGTGCTGATGGCCGCCGGCACCATGGCGATACTGGCCGGCGCACACGACCTGCTGCTGGTGCGCATGGGCCTGTTCGGCGGCGCCGACTACACGCTCACGCCGCATGCGATGTTCTTCTTCGTGATGATCCTGGCCGGCCTCGTGGTCGAGCGCTACAGCCGCACGGTGGACGACTACAGCGCGCTCAACGCCAACCTCGCGGCGCGCGTGGCGGAGCGCGAAGACCAGCTGCGCGCCGCCTTCGAGACGATGCGCCAGCAGCAGCAGACGCAGGCCGTGCTGCTGGAGCGCCAGCGCATCATGCGGGAGATCCACGACGGCGTGGGCTCGCAGCTGGTGGGCCTGCTCAACGTGGTCACCCAGACCACGCCCGACCGTGTCGTGGTCGAGGAGCATGTGAAGCTCGCGCTCGACGAGATGCGCATGGCCGTCGATTCGCTGCAACCCACGCACGACGACCTGCCCACGGTGCTGGCCACGCTGCGCTACCGCCTGCAGCCGCGGCTGGACGCCGCCGGCATCGAGCTGGTCTGGGACGTCGCGGTGATGCCCGCGCTTGCCCCGTTCGCCGCACAGGCGGCGCTGCAGCTGCAGCGCATCCTGCTCGAGGCCTTCACCAATGTGCTGAAGCATGCGCGGGCCACGCGCATCGTGATGCACGCCAGCTGGCACGGCGATGCCACCCCGCCGCTGGTGCGCATCGTGCTCACGGACAACGGGCGTGGACTTCCCTCGGCACCGGGCGAGGCACGCCACGCGGGCCACGGCATCGCCAACATGCGCTCGCGCGCGCAATCGATCGGCGCGCAGTTGCACATCGAGACCGCAAGCGATGCGGGCGGAGGCACGCGCCTGCGGCTGGACTGGCCCTGCGCCCTGCCCTGA
- a CDS encoding thiamine phosphate synthase: protein MSGALEAREVVQAIVATHGLRFGAFTSAPVSAPVFSSDDPVYRGAKRACAALGFIEIDAECLALAWRAQTLRLSHFDATLWPDTPEDFGMRAFPPTARDYAFPPCPERLGLYAVLPDAAWVGRMARAGVPTVQLRFKSDDAAAIEREVQSAVDAVQGTGALLFINDHWQVAIAAGAYGVHLGQEDLDALSDESLAQLRASGVRLGVSTHGYAEMVRADKVSPSYIAMGAVYPTTLKKMATAPQGVARLGAYARLLRGYPQVGIGGIDAVRLPEVLATGVGSVAVVRALVAAEDPELTAAQWMAAMQAAAAGN, encoded by the coding sequence ATGAGCGGCGCACTCGAGGCCCGCGAGGTCGTGCAGGCGATCGTCGCGACGCACGGCCTGCGCTTCGGCGCCTTCACCTCCGCGCCGGTCAGCGCACCGGTCTTCTCCTCGGACGATCCGGTGTACCGGGGCGCCAAGCGCGCCTGCGCCGCGCTCGGCTTCATCGAGATCGATGCCGAATGCCTCGCCCTGGCCTGGCGCGCGCAGACCCTGCGCCTGAGCCACTTCGACGCCACGCTCTGGCCCGACACGCCGGAGGACTTCGGCATGCGTGCGTTTCCGCCGACCGCGCGCGACTACGCGTTTCCGCCCTGCCCCGAGCGCCTCGGCCTTTACGCCGTGCTGCCCGATGCCGCATGGGTCGGCCGCATGGCGCGCGCCGGCGTGCCGACGGTGCAGCTGCGCTTCAAGTCGGACGATGCCGCGGCCATCGAACGCGAGGTGCAGTCGGCCGTGGATGCGGTGCAAGGCACCGGCGCGCTGCTCTTCATCAACGACCACTGGCAGGTCGCCATCGCGGCCGGCGCCTACGGCGTGCACCTCGGCCAGGAAGACCTCGATGCGCTCTCCGATGAATCGCTGGCGCAGCTGCGCGCGTCGGGCGTGCGCCTGGGCGTCAGCACGCACGGCTATGCGGAGATGGTGCGCGCGGACAAGGTGAGTCCGAGCTACATCGCGATGGGAGCGGTGTATCCGACCACGCTCAAGAAGATGGCGACCGCACCGCAGGGCGTCGCCCGGCTCGGCGCCTATGCGCGCCTGCTGCGCGGCTACCCGCAGGTGGGCATCGGTGGCATCGACGCGGTGCGGCTGCCCGAGGTGCTGGCCACCGGCGTCGGCTCCGTGGCCGTCGTGCGTGCGCTGGTCGCGGCCGAAGACCCCGAACTCACGGCCGCGCAATGGATGGCCGCGATGCAGGCCGCAGCGGCCGGCAATTGA
- a CDS encoding YnfA family protein, translated as MRTFLLYVATALAEIIGCYLPYLWLKQERSAWLLVPAAISLAVFAWLLTLHETAAGRVYAAYGGVYIGVAIAWLWAVDGIKPTAWDVAGVAVCFVGMGLIAFQPR; from the coding sequence ATGCGAACCTTCCTTCTCTATGTCGCAACAGCGCTTGCAGAAATCATCGGCTGCTACCTGCCTTATCTCTGGCTCAAGCAGGAGCGCTCCGCATGGTTGCTGGTACCGGCTGCGATCAGCCTTGCGGTGTTCGCGTGGTTGCTGACGCTGCACGAGACGGCGGCCGGGCGCGTGTACGCGGCGTATGGCGGTGTCTACATCGGTGTCGCGATCGCGTGGCTCTGGGCCGTCGATGGCATCAAGCCGACCGCGTGGGACGTGGCCGGCGTGGCCGTGTGCTTCGTCGGCATGGGGCTGATTGCATTCCAGCCGCGATAG
- a CDS encoding helix-turn-helix transcriptional regulator, which yields MLSATARLIRLLSLFQAQRSWNGADLAARLEITGRTLRRDVDRLRSLGYTVDSTSGVAGGYRLGAGTALPPLLLEDEEAIAVALGLGNPANAEGDIETASMRALAKLEQLMPPPLRRRLDSVRASVVPVMRSKSPVRLKAVSFLAQACTDRLALRFGYRNHHDATTERSVEPHRVVQTGHRWYLLAWDTVREDWRTFRLDRIVGAEATGARFTPRRLPHGDVASYMEHALQVSPYLHHATVVVHAPPGALEAYLGWVGGVPEPIGDHATRITTGANSLDALAVWLGCLPHDVEVESPKELADHLALVAARLGKAAQRPPSHRKR from the coding sequence ATGCTCTCCGCCACCGCCCGGCTGATCCGGCTGCTCTCGCTGTTCCAGGCGCAACGCTCCTGGAACGGCGCCGACCTTGCCGCCCGGCTCGAGATCACCGGGCGCACGCTGCGCCGAGACGTCGACCGGCTGCGCAGCCTGGGCTACACGGTCGACTCCACGTCGGGCGTGGCCGGCGGCTACCGCCTGGGCGCAGGCACGGCGCTGCCGCCGCTGCTGCTCGAGGACGAAGAGGCGATTGCCGTAGCGCTCGGCCTGGGCAACCCGGCCAATGCCGAGGGGGACATCGAGACCGCCTCCATGCGCGCGCTGGCCAAGCTCGAGCAGCTGATGCCGCCGCCGCTGCGTCGCCGGCTCGACAGCGTGCGTGCCTCGGTCGTGCCGGTGATGCGGTCGAAGTCGCCGGTGCGACTGAAGGCCGTGTCCTTTCTCGCACAAGCCTGCACGGACCGGCTCGCGCTGCGCTTCGGCTACCGGAACCACCACGACGCCACCACCGAACGCAGCGTGGAGCCGCATCGCGTGGTGCAGACCGGCCATCGCTGGTACCTGCTCGCATGGGACACGGTGCGCGAGGACTGGCGCACCTTCCGGCTCGACCGCATCGTCGGTGCCGAAGCCACGGGCGCGCGCTTCACACCGCGCCGGCTGCCGCACGGCGACGTGGCCTCGTACATGGAGCACGCATTGCAGGTCTCGCCCTACCTGCACCACGCGACGGTGGTGGTGCACGCACCGCCCGGCGCGCTGGAGGCGTATCTCGGCTGGGTGGGCGGCGTGCCGGAACCCATCGGCGACCATGCCACGCGCATCACGACCGGCGCCAATTCGCTGGATGCGCTGGCCGTGTGGCTCGGCTGCCTGCCGCACGACGTCGAGGTCGAGTCGCCGAAGGAGCTGGCCGACCACCTCGCGCTGGTCGCGGCGCGTCTCGGCAAGGCGGCGCAACGGCCGCCGAGCCACCGAAAGCGGTAG
- a CDS encoding thiazole synthase: MTTDDPLVLYGETFQSRLLLGTARYPSPDVLEAAVKRARPAMLTASLRRQTASQGSGNSELGNGFWELLRKLAVPVLPNTAGCHSVQEAIATAQMARELFDTPWIKLELIGDDYTLQPDTLNLVDAASQLIRDGFKVLPYCTEDLVLCQRLVDVGCEAVMPWAAPIGTGRGPVNPYALQVLRDRLEVPMLVDAGLGLPSHACQVMEWGYDGVLLNTAVALAQDPVAMAGAFADAVQAGRTAHRAGAMAAQDAAQPSTPVLGTPFWHHAP; encoded by the coding sequence ATGACAACCGACGACCCGCTGGTGCTCTACGGCGAGACCTTCCAGAGCCGCCTGCTGCTGGGCACCGCGCGCTACCCCTCGCCCGACGTGCTCGAAGCCGCGGTGAAGCGCGCACGGCCCGCGATGCTCACGGCTTCGCTGCGCCGCCAGACCGCGAGCCAGGGCTCGGGCAACAGCGAACTCGGCAACGGCTTCTGGGAGCTGCTGCGCAAGCTGGCCGTGCCGGTGCTGCCCAACACCGCCGGCTGCCACAGCGTGCAGGAAGCGATCGCCACCGCGCAGATGGCGCGCGAGCTGTTCGACACGCCGTGGATCAAGCTCGAGCTGATCGGCGACGACTACACGCTGCAGCCCGACACGCTGAACCTGGTCGATGCCGCATCGCAGCTGATCCGCGACGGCTTCAAGGTGCTGCCCTATTGCACCGAAGACCTCGTGCTGTGCCAGCGGCTCGTCGACGTCGGCTGCGAGGCGGTGATGCCCTGGGCCGCGCCCATCGGCACCGGCCGCGGCCCGGTCAATCCGTATGCGCTGCAGGTGCTGCGCGACCGGCTCGAGGTGCCGATGCTGGTCGATGCGGGCCTGGGGCTGCCATCGCATGCCTGCCAGGTGATGGAGTGGGGCTACGACGGTGTGCTGCTCAACACCGCCGTGGCGCTGGCTCAGGACCCGGTCGCCATGGCTGGCGCCTTCGCCGATGCGGTGCAGGCCGGGCGCACCGCGCACCGCGCAGGCGCCATGGCCGCCCAGGATGCGGCGCAGCCGAGCACGCCCGTGCTCGGCACGCCTTTCTGGCACCACGCGCCATGA
- a CDS encoding CsgG/HfaB family protein encodes MAFSKLSLASALAGLLALSGCQTMDMQMGSQSAKTVATGSAAGGATSGESSQLERCESPLGTVSLIENQSAGWYTVLTGEYKLPPTANLLRLLVQQSNCFVVVERGAAGMNAMTRERALMQSGEMRGGSNFGRGQMVASDYGLSPEIVFSNSDAGGLGGALGGLVGGGRGRAIAQLGASMQTKEASALLTLIDNRSGVQVAAAEGSASKTDFAGFAGLGGLSAAGGIGGYTRTPQGKVIAAAFMDAFNQMVRSLRNYKAQTVRGQGLGGGGRLGVDGGAAPSQTYVPAEKAPPARRRK; translated from the coding sequence ATGGCTTTTTCTAAACTTTCTCTCGCAAGCGCACTCGCCGGCCTGCTGGCCCTCTCGGGCTGCCAGACCATGGACATGCAGATGGGCAGCCAGTCGGCCAAGACCGTGGCCACCGGCAGCGCCGCAGGCGGCGCCACCTCCGGCGAAAGCAGCCAGCTCGAGCGCTGCGAATCGCCGCTGGGCACCGTGTCGCTGATCGAGAACCAGAGCGCCGGCTGGTACACCGTGCTCACGGGCGAGTACAAGTTGCCGCCCACGGCCAACCTGCTGCGCCTGCTGGTGCAGCAATCGAACTGCTTCGTGGTGGTCGAGCGCGGCGCCGCCGGCATGAACGCCATGACGCGCGAACGCGCGCTCATGCAGTCGGGCGAGATGCGCGGCGGCAGCAACTTCGGCCGCGGCCAGATGGTCGCTTCCGACTACGGCCTGTCGCCCGAGATCGTGTTCAGCAACAGCGACGCGGGCGGCCTGGGCGGCGCGCTCGGCGGCCTGGTGGGTGGCGGCCGTGGCCGTGCCATCGCCCAGCTCGGCGCGAGCATGCAGACCAAGGAAGCCAGCGCACTGCTGACCCTCATCGACAACCGCTCGGGCGTGCAGGTCGCGGCCGCGGAAGGCAGCGCATCGAAGACCGACTTCGCGGGCTTTGCCGGCCTCGGCGGTCTCTCCGCGGCTGGCGGCATCGGCGGCTACACGCGCACGCCGCAAGGCAAGGTGATCGCGGCGGCCTTCATGGACGCCTTCAACCAGATGGTCCGTTCGCTGCGCAACTACAAGGCGCAGACGGTGCGCGGCCAGGGCCTCGGCGGCGGTGGCCGCCTGGGCGTGGACGGCGGCGCGGCGCCATCGCAGACCTATGTGCCTGCAGAGAAGGCACCGCCGGCACGTCGGCGCAAGTAA